One Plectropomus leopardus isolate mb chromosome 1, YSFRI_Pleo_2.0, whole genome shotgun sequence DNA segment encodes these proteins:
- the LOC121941091 gene encoding semaphorin-7A isoform X1: MLLSFSTLFFLFSCLCSLTEADRDLSHLPRMTFGEKEAAVKKSPLPEHNAPVGIVLQRKSGIVMVAGRKHLNSFDFQNPQKTPREIHVPWTACINNGPPQRNCNYNITLVHNKSEDNTVFLCGSNDKGTMCCDMNLAEQSPRCSQLKEINKSIREFVIKEGEASALVDHDLYITYSGSQEYVGIHRFGENSIAPASHDKEQHYVGLVISKQKDNHLQNKVYAFYKEKNRETDLDSEMWLPFVTRVCMADRGGPKNTLQSSWTSQMSARLFCGDPDSGQHFSELVDVATVRAKHWQDTRVYALFRNEWNMSAVCVYSIQDVEKIFLSSAFKGTDLQTGRRRECVLDSTTIPVNILNMIVKNSEMEKWVRPVDNSGPLLFNHHSYTHIYVDGSQNKGNNNHVVLFLSLNNGGIHKVMQTKSQTFVIAEYRPFNRSTHILSMILDPSSRKLYVNSKHEVVQMDVANCAHYGNSCQLCVLARDPYCGWDKTQCTPETNGTWLQDVTQGNHARCPSPSKDQGKAFRYSTETQTEEAKDSIKLLPKSKYFLQCPVTSHHAQYTWHHLENNTNDVSCNPREQRCLRLIDSMGPKQEGTYICVLEEMGYSKVLTQYRLELKSRAADRASNSLIWFCLMAVLIKSMSR; this comes from the exons AGGCTGCAGTGAAAAAGTCACCCTTGCCTGAACACAATGCACCTGTAGGGATTGTTCTGCAAAGAAAGTCAGGCATTGTCATGGTTGCCGGACGCAAACACCTGAATTCATTTGACTTTCAAAATCCTCAGAAG ACTCCTCGGGAAATACACGTGCCATGGACTGCATGCATCAACAATGGGCCTCCACAAAGa AATTGCAACTATAACATCACTCTGGTCCATAACAAGTCCGAAGACAacacagtgtttctgtgtggaaGTAATGATAAGGGAACAATGTGCTGTGACATG AATTTAGCAGAGCAGTCACCCAGGTGCAGTCAgctgaaagaaataaataaaagcataagGGAATTTGTCATAAAGGAAGGTGAAGCATCTGCTCTTGTAG ATCATGATCTCTATATTACATACTCTGGATCTCAAGAGTATGTTGGCATCCACAGGTTTGGGGAAAACAGTATTGCACCGGCAAGCCATGATAAAG AGCAGCACTATGTTGGTCTGGTGATCAGCAAACAGAAAGACAATCACTTGCAGAATAAAGTTTATGCCTTCTATAAGGAAAAGAACCGAGAGACAGACTTGGACAGTGAAATGTGGCTCCCTTTTGTGACACGGGTTTGCATG GCCGATCGTGGCGGTCCCAAGAACACCTTGCAGTCCAGCTGGACATCCCAGATGAGTGCCAGGCTCTTTTGTGGAGATCCTGACAGCGGACAGCATTTCTCTGAGCTGGTGGACGTGGCTACTGTGCGTGCAAAGCATTGGCAGGATACCAGGGTTTATGCACTCTTCAGAAATGAATG gaaCATGAGTGCTGTTTGTGTCTACTCAATACAAGATGTTGAAAAGATCTTTCTGTCCTCCGCGTTCAAAGGCACAGACCTCCAAACAGGCAGGCGTAGGGAG TGTGTTCTAGACAGTACAACGATTCCTGTAAACATCCTGAACATGATCGTGAAGAATTCAGAGATGGAGAAATGGGTCCGGCCTGTGGACAATTCTGGCCCACTTCTCTTTAACCACCACAGCTACACTCACATCTACGTTGATGGCTCCCAGAACAAGGGAAACAACAACCATGTAGTTCTGTTCCTGTCTCTAA ATAATGGAGGTATTCATAAGGTGATGCAGACTAAAAGTCAGACCTTTGTCATCGCTGAGTACCGGCCTTTCAACCGCAGCACCCACATCCTCAGTATGATCCTGGACCCATCCTCT AGGAAGCTCTATGTGAATTCAAAACATGAAGTGGTCCAAATGGATGTGGCAAACTGTGCCCATTACGGAAACAGCTGTCAGCTATGTGTCTTGGCCAGAGATCCTTACTGCGGCTGGGACAAGACACAATGCACCCCTGAAACAAA TGGCACTTGGTTGCAGGATGTGACCCAAGGGAACCATGCCAGGTGTCCATCTCCATCTAAGGACCAGGGAAAAg CATTTAGATATtccactgaaacacagacagaagaggCCAAGGACAGCATCAAACTTCTCCCCAAGTCCAAGTACTTCCTCCAGTGCCCAGTGACATCCCATCATGCACAGTATACCTGGCATCACcttgaaaacaacacaaatgacGTATCCTGCAACCCAAGGGAGCAGCGGTGCCTTCGCCTGATTGACAGCATGGGTCCCAAGCAGGAGGGAACGTATATATGTGTATTGGAGGAGATGGGCTACAGCAAAGTCCTGACACAGTACCGACTAGAGTTAAAGAGCAGGGCAGCAGACCGTGCGTCAAACTCACTGATCTGGTTTTGTTTAATGGCTGTTCTGATCAAGAGTATGTCCCGTTAG
- the LOC121941091 gene encoding semaphorin-7A isoform X2, whose protein sequence is MVAGRKHLNSFDFQNPQKTPREIHVPWTACINNGPPQRNCNYNITLVHNKSEDNTVFLCGSNDKGTMCCDMNLAEQSPRCSQLKEINKSIREFVIKEGEASALVDHDLYITYSGSQEYVGIHRFGENSIAPASHDKEQHYVGLVISKQKDNHLQNKVYAFYKEKNRETDLDSEMWLPFVTRVCMADRGGPKNTLQSSWTSQMSARLFCGDPDSGQHFSELVDVATVRAKHWQDTRVYALFRNEWNMSAVCVYSIQDVEKIFLSSAFKGTDLQTGRRRECVLDSTTIPVNILNMIVKNSEMEKWVRPVDNSGPLLFNHHSYTHIYVDGSQNKGNNNHVVLFLSLNNGGIHKVMQTKSQTFVIAEYRPFNRSTHILSMILDPSSRKLYVNSKHEVVQMDVANCAHYGNSCQLCVLARDPYCGWDKTQCTPETNGTWLQDVTQGNHARCPSPSKDQGKAFRYSTETQTEEAKDSIKLLPKSKYFLQCPVTSHHAQYTWHHLENNTNDVSCNPREQRCLRLIDSMGPKQEGTYICVLEEMGYSKVLTQYRLELKSRAADRASNSLIWFCLMAVLIKSMSR, encoded by the exons ATGGTTGCCGGACGCAAACACCTGAATTCATTTGACTTTCAAAATCCTCAGAAG ACTCCTCGGGAAATACACGTGCCATGGACTGCATGCATCAACAATGGGCCTCCACAAAGa AATTGCAACTATAACATCACTCTGGTCCATAACAAGTCCGAAGACAacacagtgtttctgtgtggaaGTAATGATAAGGGAACAATGTGCTGTGACATG AATTTAGCAGAGCAGTCACCCAGGTGCAGTCAgctgaaagaaataaataaaagcataagGGAATTTGTCATAAAGGAAGGTGAAGCATCTGCTCTTGTAG ATCATGATCTCTATATTACATACTCTGGATCTCAAGAGTATGTTGGCATCCACAGGTTTGGGGAAAACAGTATTGCACCGGCAAGCCATGATAAAG AGCAGCACTATGTTGGTCTGGTGATCAGCAAACAGAAAGACAATCACTTGCAGAATAAAGTTTATGCCTTCTATAAGGAAAAGAACCGAGAGACAGACTTGGACAGTGAAATGTGGCTCCCTTTTGTGACACGGGTTTGCATG GCCGATCGTGGCGGTCCCAAGAACACCTTGCAGTCCAGCTGGACATCCCAGATGAGTGCCAGGCTCTTTTGTGGAGATCCTGACAGCGGACAGCATTTCTCTGAGCTGGTGGACGTGGCTACTGTGCGTGCAAAGCATTGGCAGGATACCAGGGTTTATGCACTCTTCAGAAATGAATG gaaCATGAGTGCTGTTTGTGTCTACTCAATACAAGATGTTGAAAAGATCTTTCTGTCCTCCGCGTTCAAAGGCACAGACCTCCAAACAGGCAGGCGTAGGGAG TGTGTTCTAGACAGTACAACGATTCCTGTAAACATCCTGAACATGATCGTGAAGAATTCAGAGATGGAGAAATGGGTCCGGCCTGTGGACAATTCTGGCCCACTTCTCTTTAACCACCACAGCTACACTCACATCTACGTTGATGGCTCCCAGAACAAGGGAAACAACAACCATGTAGTTCTGTTCCTGTCTCTAA ATAATGGAGGTATTCATAAGGTGATGCAGACTAAAAGTCAGACCTTTGTCATCGCTGAGTACCGGCCTTTCAACCGCAGCACCCACATCCTCAGTATGATCCTGGACCCATCCTCT AGGAAGCTCTATGTGAATTCAAAACATGAAGTGGTCCAAATGGATGTGGCAAACTGTGCCCATTACGGAAACAGCTGTCAGCTATGTGTCTTGGCCAGAGATCCTTACTGCGGCTGGGACAAGACACAATGCACCCCTGAAACAAA TGGCACTTGGTTGCAGGATGTGACCCAAGGGAACCATGCCAGGTGTCCATCTCCATCTAAGGACCAGGGAAAAg CATTTAGATATtccactgaaacacagacagaagaggCCAAGGACAGCATCAAACTTCTCCCCAAGTCCAAGTACTTCCTCCAGTGCCCAGTGACATCCCATCATGCACAGTATACCTGGCATCACcttgaaaacaacacaaatgacGTATCCTGCAACCCAAGGGAGCAGCGGTGCCTTCGCCTGATTGACAGCATGGGTCCCAAGCAGGAGGGAACGTATATATGTGTATTGGAGGAGATGGGCTACAGCAAAGTCCTGACACAGTACCGACTAGAGTTAAAGAGCAGGGCAGCAGACCGTGCGTCAAACTCACTGATCTGGTTTTGTTTAATGGCTGTTCTGATCAAGAGTATGTCCCGTTAG